One genomic region from Yersinia canariae encodes:
- a CDS encoding MBL fold metallo-hydrolase has protein sequence MFLTYISTQPALSNSSINSKKYRRGLFTAGLVCSFSLYSASAAAGFEVVALGVDGGVSDGNLTSYLIRDDSQPVYLALDAGSVLPGIAKALEKGGFSDITDEVAAPLTRQGYIFRQRINSYFISHAHLDHVSGLIIGSPEDSKKTIYASADTIDVLRNYYFNWRVWPNFTDSGSGTRLGTYRMQLVRPAQSLSLGLTRLTGEMYPLSHDKSPSSMLLISSNNAAFAYFGDTGPDEIEKSKNLDTVWRKLAEKVKQQQLKGIIIEVSYPNEVDDGKLYGHMTPKWLLKELKNLEKYSGEGQPLKDLPVVISHIKPSFRQGQDVRKVIATELAQGNDMGVNFILMEQGDSQKF, from the coding sequence ATGTTTTTGACATATATTTCGACTCAACCGGCATTATCCAACAGCAGTATCAACAGCAAAAAATATCGTCGCGGGTTGTTTACGGCCGGCTTAGTCTGTTCTTTTAGCCTCTATAGTGCGTCGGCTGCGGCGGGTTTTGAAGTGGTGGCGCTTGGGGTAGACGGCGGTGTCAGTGATGGTAACCTGACTTCTTACCTGATTCGTGATGATAGCCAGCCGGTATATTTGGCGCTTGATGCCGGCTCAGTGCTTCCGGGGATAGCTAAAGCATTGGAGAAAGGCGGTTTTTCTGATATTACGGATGAAGTCGCCGCGCCGCTGACACGGCAGGGATATATTTTTCGTCAGCGGATTAACAGCTATTTTATTAGTCACGCCCATCTTGACCATGTCTCGGGCCTGATTATTGGTTCGCCGGAAGACAGCAAAAAAACTATTTATGCATCAGCCGATACTATCGATGTGCTGAGAAACTACTATTTTAACTGGCGTGTCTGGCCCAATTTTACGGACAGTGGTAGTGGCACGCGTTTGGGAACTTACCGGATGCAACTGGTGCGCCCGGCCCAATCATTAAGTTTGGGGCTGACCCGTTTAACCGGCGAGATGTACCCCTTAAGCCATGATAAATCGCCTTCTTCAATGCTGCTTATTAGCAGTAACAATGCGGCTTTTGCCTATTTTGGTGATACTGGCCCGGATGAAATCGAAAAATCGAAAAATCTGGATACGGTGTGGCGTAAATTGGCAGAAAAGGTCAAACAGCAGCAGTTGAAAGGGATCATTATTGAAGTTTCGTATCCGAACGAAGTGGATGATGGCAAGTTGTATGGACACATGACGCCCAAGTGGTTGTTGAAAGAATTGAAGAATCTTGAGAAATACAGCGGTGAAGGCCAGCCGCTAAAAGATTTGCCGGTGGTCATCAGCCATATTAAACCGTCATTCCGGCAGGGTCAGGATGTGCGAAAAGTGATTGCGACCGAGTTAGCTCAAGGTAATGATATGGGAGTTAATTTTATCCTTATGGAGCAAGGCGATAGCCAGAAATTCTAA
- the phrB gene encoding deoxyribodipyrimidine photo-lyase → MATHLVWFRNDLRLTDNLALHAACQDPQATVIAVFIATPAQWAAHDMAPRQAAFLLQNLQLMRDALTAREIPLHYHQCDDFQDSIIWLDDFCQQQQVDALFYNQQYELNERVRDEALMAQLSQRAIACHGFHDSVLLPPGSVLTGNHEMYKVFTPFRRAFIQRLMMSDCGSVPAPKPRTTSAITPLQPLAPFDYPQQPVDNLLFPAGEEAALQRLRSFCREDVQDYQQQRDFPAIAGTSCLSPYLALGILSPRQCVNRLRAECPDVLEKVEGGAFIWLNELIWREFYRHLLVAYPRLCQHHPFIGWTDAVIWNHSEQQLIAWQHGLTGYPIVDAAMRQLNETGWMHNRLRMISASFLVKDLLIDWRKGERYFMSQLLDGDLAANNGGWQWAASTGTDAAPYFRIFNPTTQGERFDNDGVFIRRWLPELAAVPDSDIHQPWRWAERQQQQLDYPPPLVDHKQARLATLAAFEAAKRDGSKDP, encoded by the coding sequence ATGGCAACGCATCTTGTTTGGTTCCGCAATGATTTACGCCTAACCGATAACCTGGCGCTGCATGCAGCATGTCAGGACCCGCAAGCGACAGTGATTGCCGTGTTTATTGCTACACCAGCGCAATGGGCTGCGCATGATATGGCACCACGGCAGGCGGCATTTTTACTGCAAAATCTACAGCTAATGCGGGATGCACTCACTGCGCGAGAAATTCCGTTGCACTATCATCAGTGTGATGATTTTCAGGATTCAATTATCTGGCTGGATGATTTTTGTCAGCAGCAACAAGTGGATGCACTGTTTTATAACCAACAGTATGAATTGAATGAACGTGTCCGCGATGAAGCATTGATGGCACAATTGAGTCAGCGCGCTATCGCCTGTCACGGCTTTCATGACAGCGTGTTATTGCCGCCGGGCAGTGTCCTGACCGGTAATCATGAAATGTATAAAGTTTTTACACCATTTCGCCGTGCATTTATTCAGCGCTTAATGATGAGTGATTGCGGTAGTGTACCTGCGCCGAAACCCCGTACAACCTCGGCCATTACCCCATTGCAACCTTTGGCGCCGTTCGATTATCCGCAACAGCCGGTCGACAATCTGTTATTCCCGGCGGGTGAAGAGGCGGCGCTACAGCGCTTGCGCAGTTTCTGCCGCGAGGATGTTCAAGACTATCAACAACAGCGCGATTTTCCTGCTATCGCGGGCACCAGTTGCCTGTCACCTTATTTGGCGCTGGGGATTCTTTCACCCCGTCAATGTGTTAATCGCCTACGAGCTGAATGTCCAGATGTGTTGGAAAAGGTCGAGGGCGGGGCCTTTATTTGGCTTAATGAATTGATCTGGCGCGAATTTTATCGCCATTTACTGGTAGCTTATCCTCGGTTATGCCAGCATCATCCCTTTATTGGCTGGACTGATGCAGTAATATGGAATCACTCAGAACAGCAATTAATCGCCTGGCAGCATGGGCTAACAGGTTATCCTATTGTCGACGCCGCAATGCGCCAGCTAAATGAAACAGGCTGGATGCATAACCGTTTGCGGATGATCAGCGCCAGCTTTTTGGTCAAAGACTTGCTGATCGACTGGCGAAAAGGCGAGCGTTATTTTATGTCGCAATTATTAGACGGTGATTTAGCCGCTAATAATGGTGGTTGGCAATGGGCCGCATCAACCGGAACGGATGCCGCGCCTTATTTTCGTATTTTTAATCCCACCACGCAGGGAGAGCGTTTTGATAATGACGGCGTTTTTATTCGCAGGTGGTTACCAGAATTGGCGGCGGTACCGGATAGTGACATTCATCAGCCATGGCGTTGGGCCGAACGGCAACAGCAACAATTGGATTACCCACCACCGCTGGTGGACCATAAGCAGGCCAGATTGGCTACACTCGCGGCATTTGAAGCCGCTAAGCGGGATGGCAGCAAGGATCCCTAA
- a CDS encoding YbgA family protein gives MPQSNQVMPSLEYCRARDELEALSAAGITRGKLMEFHSRYKLVLLAHSQPEYREIGPFIAEMDKWPSLIEFTAEYRQRLLHLLSHSPTAANHTNVLMHVQGYFRPYLTSTQRQALAQLIDEYRLGELPLSVPIGQITAYLHEFPNDYLAGQQYFTFYSEQG, from the coding sequence ATGCCGCAAAGCAATCAGGTGATGCCAAGTCTTGAATATTGCCGCGCACGTGATGAACTTGAAGCACTCAGTGCCGCGGGGATAACTCGTGGCAAATTGATGGAGTTTCATAGCCGATATAAATTGGTGCTGTTAGCGCATTCGCAGCCAGAATACCGAGAAATAGGGCCTTTTATTGCGGAAATGGATAAATGGCCATCACTCATTGAGTTTACCGCCGAGTATCGCCAGCGGTTACTGCATTTACTCTCGCACTCACCCACGGCGGCTAACCATACCAATGTGTTAATGCATGTGCAGGGCTATTTTCGGCCTTATCTCACCTCGACCCAGCGTCAGGCATTAGCGCAACTGATTGACGAATACCGCTTAGGCGAGTTGCCGCTCAGTGTCCCTATCGGCCAGATAACAGCGTATTTGCATGAATTTCCAAATGATTATTTGGCGGGGCAGCAATATTTTACTTTTTATTCAGAGCAAGGATAG
- a CDS encoding YbfA family protein — protein MTMYNAYPLHQVILRRITVILVGFLALPVMLFRRDRARFYSYLHRVWVKTSDKPVWLAQSEMAPQDFY, from the coding sequence ATGACCATGTATAATGCATATCCATTACATCAGGTTATTTTGCGTCGTATTACCGTGATTTTGGTGGGCTTCTTGGCGCTACCTGTCATGCTTTTTCGCAGGGACCGCGCCCGCTTTTACAGCTATCTGCACCGTGTCTGGGTAAAAACCAGTGATAAACCGGTCTGGTTGGCACAGTCTGAAATGGCACCGCAAGATTTTTATTGA
- a CDS encoding K(+)-transporting ATPase subunit F produces the protein MSVSIICGALLVLLLLGYLVYALFNAEDF, from the coding sequence GTGAGTGTCAGCATCATTTGTGGTGCGCTACTAGTTCTGCTGCTTCTGGGCTATCTGGTTTATGCCTTATTTAATGCGGAGGACTTTTAA
- the kdpA gene encoding potassium-transporting ATPase subunit KdpA: protein MAASGFLLIASFMLVLLVLSRPLGSFLARLIEGEPFLPLQKIEAGLWRCSGVKNEEMNGWQYALAILLFNLLGIVLLFALLMMQGSLPLNPENMPGMSWHLALNTAVSFVTNTNWQAYSGENTLSYLSQMAGLTVQNFLSAATGIAVAFALIRAFARHSATTLGNAWVDLVRITLYVLLPMALIIALIFVSQGVLQNLDSYLHITTLEGVKQTLPMGPVASQEAIKLLGTNGGGFFGANSAHPFENPTAFSNFVQMLAIFLIPCALCFSFGQVVGDNRQGHALIWAMSLIFIVAVVVVMYAELAGNPHLMPLGADSNINMEGKESRFGILATSMYAVVTTAASCGAVNAMHDSFTALGGMVPMWLMQIGEVVFGGVGSGLYGMLLFVLLTVFIAGLMIGRTPEYLGKKIDVFDMKMTALAILVTPAIVLLGTALALCTDAGRAGILNPGAHGFSEVLYALSSAANNNGSAFAGLSVNTPFYNLLLAAAMFLGRFGVILPVLAIASSLVAKKRQPAGNGTLPTSGPLFIGLLVGTILLVGALTFIPALALGPVAEHLQVWLTH from the coding sequence ATGGCGGCATCAGGATTCCTGCTTATCGCCAGCTTCATGCTGGTGTTATTGGTGTTGTCCCGTCCTTTGGGGAGCTTTTTGGCGCGTCTTATTGAAGGCGAACCCTTCTTGCCATTGCAAAAAATCGAGGCCGGTTTATGGCGTTGCAGCGGTGTAAAAAATGAAGAAATGAACGGCTGGCAATATGCGCTGGCCATTCTCCTGTTTAATTTGCTGGGCATTGTGCTGCTATTCGCGTTGTTAATGATGCAAGGTTCATTGCCCCTGAATCCGGAAAACATGCCGGGAATGTCATGGCATCTGGCGCTGAATACAGCGGTTAGTTTTGTCACTAACACTAACTGGCAAGCTTATAGCGGGGAAAATACCCTTAGTTATCTCAGTCAAATGGCCGGCCTGACAGTACAAAATTTCCTCTCTGCTGCCACTGGCATTGCGGTCGCTTTTGCACTGATCCGTGCATTTGCCCGTCACTCAGCGACTACATTGGGTAATGCCTGGGTCGATTTGGTGCGCATTACGTTATATGTCTTATTGCCGATGGCACTGATCATCGCACTGATTTTCGTCAGTCAGGGCGTATTGCAAAATCTGGACAGCTACCTGCATATCACCACATTGGAAGGTGTGAAACAGACCTTACCAATGGGGCCTGTGGCATCACAAGAAGCCATAAAACTACTGGGAACCAATGGTGGCGGATTCTTTGGTGCTAACTCAGCGCATCCTTTTGAAAACCCGACAGCATTTAGCAACTTTGTGCAGATGCTCGCTATCTTCCTGATCCCCTGCGCATTGTGTTTTTCATTTGGCCAAGTGGTCGGAGATAACCGCCAGGGCCATGCGCTTATCTGGGCTATGTCGCTGATTTTTATTGTGGCGGTGGTCGTCGTGATGTACGCCGAATTGGCCGGTAATCCGCATTTAATGCCGTTGGGTGCCGACAGCAATATCAATATGGAGGGCAAGGAATCCCGCTTCGGTATTCTGGCGACCAGCATGTATGCCGTAGTCACCACGGCTGCATCTTGCGGGGCGGTTAATGCTATGCATGACTCCTTTACTGCTCTGGGCGGCATGGTTCCCATGTGGTTAATGCAGATTGGTGAAGTGGTGTTTGGCGGCGTCGGCTCAGGTTTGTACGGCATGTTGTTGTTCGTGCTGCTAACTGTCTTTATTGCCGGGTTGATGATTGGCCGCACTCCTGAATATCTCGGCAAGAAAATTGACGTATTTGATATGAAAATGACCGCGCTGGCCATTCTGGTCACGCCAGCTATCGTGCTGTTGGGTACCGCACTGGCACTTTGCACCGATGCCGGACGCGCAGGAATACTCAATCCCGGTGCGCATGGATTTAGCGAAGTGCTTTACGCACTCTCATCTGCGGCCAATAACAACGGCAGCGCCTTTGCTGGCCTGAGTGTCAATACACCGTTTTACAACCTGTTACTGGCAGCGGCGATGTTCTTGGGCCGATTCGGGGTGATTTTGCCGGTGTTGGCAATTGCCAGTTCCTTGGTAGCGAAAAAGCGGCAACCGGCTGGCAACGGCACCCTTCCCACATCAGGCCCTCTGTTCATCGGCTTGCTGGTGGGCACCATATTATTGGTGGGCGCATTGACCTTTATCCCAGCGCTGGCCTTAGGGCCGGTCGCCGAACATCTGCAAGTTTGGTTAACCCATTAA